The DNA segment TTTTTTTATGGAGAAAATTATGAAATGTGTGTTAAGCATACTTTTAATTTGGTTTGTAGCAAACTTGAATATTTTGGCTGCTTCTACTAATAATCAAGCGGTTATAAATAATTCAGGTCCTCAGAAAAATACCGCATCACCCCAAAAATCTTCTAAGGTTCGGAAACAAGAACGTAAAGAAATGGTGCAAAAAATGCGCGAACAATTGAGGGTATTTAGAAAGACAGCCGGATCAGGAGCAAGCAAAGGCGTTTGTGTACTTATTTCCATATTTTTACCGTTTATAGGTGTGCTTGTGTATGAAAATTCAATAACAACAAATTTTTGGATAAGCCTAATCCTCTGGTTCTTATTGTTTTTTCCGGGCTTTATTTACGCTCTTTTGGTTATCTTTGACGTAATATAAAGTTTGTTGTTTTGGCACAGTTTTCGTGCGTCTATTTTGTTTTAAGAGTATGCTAAATCGTATTTTTTTAGGGTATTGGATAGCAGCATTATTAGTTTTTTTTGTTAAAATTGATAGTTCTGCTCAAGCATTAGAAGCCACTGAAGAAAAAACGCTTCTTAAAATTCTATTAACGGACTTAAAGGGAAAACCGCTACCCAACGAACGTCTTGAAGTTAAGGGTCAAAAAACAACGTTTAAAGCTACTGCTAAAACAGACGCAGCCGGCAAATGGCATCTATTAGTTCCGGAAGGAGACACCTACAAAGTAACGTATTTCACACACCACCACTCAGAACAATCCGTTTTGGTGGAAGTTCCCATAGAAGACGGAGCTTTTGAAAGCGATTTAACACTTAAATACAGACCTCCGCAGGAATTTACCTTAGATAATCTATACTTTGATGTAAATTCTGCCGCAATTAAACCCGAATCATATCCTGAATTGAAAGAGTTAATAGCATTTTTAGACATAGACACAAGCGTCCGTATAGAAATTGCCGGCCACACAGACGACCAAGGAGATGATGCAGCAAACCTAAAACTATCCCAAGCCAGAGCAGACGCAGTCAAAAATTATCTGATACAAAAGGGAATTAATGCAAGCAGATTGGTTGCCAAAGGGTACGGAGAAACGAAACCCATTGCAGATAACGCTACCCCAGAAGGGCGAAAAAAGAATAGACGTACTACCGTGGCGGTGTTGAATTAAGTATTGCCAATTGCTTTTCCAATAAATCCATTATCTGTTGAGTAGCAAATTCCGGATCTTCGGCAGATATTCGGTGAGCATCAGGTACTTTGTTGAACCAAGTGATTTGCCGCTTAGCATATTGTTTCGTTCGCAGAATAATCTGCTCAGGGAGTTCTCGTGCTGTGATTTTCCCGTGTAAATAAGAAATACATTCCTGATAACCAACGGTTTGTAATGCCTGTATTTCAGAGAATGGATATTTTTGCAATATATTTTGGGTTTCTTGAGCTAAGCCTCTAAAAAGCATATCTCGAGTACGTGCTTCTATACGTGCGTGTAAAACGTTTTTTTCTAACGAAAGCACGCAATAAAGTACATCAAAATCTCTCAAAGTAGGTTGCTGATTATGAAAATAGCTGAGTGGTTTACCGGTAGCTCTAAAAACCTCTAAGGCACGTAAAACTCTATGCGGGTTATGACAGTCAATATTTTGAGCCGTTTTGGGATCTACCTGCGCTAACTCTTGAACCAATCGAGGCAGGCCGAACTTAGTTAATTCGGTATTTAGCTGTTCACGAATAGTAGGCGAAACTTCCGGTATCTGGGCAAAACCGGAAATAACTCCCTGTATAAAAAGTCCCGTCCCACCGCAAAGTACCACAACCTGATGATTTAGAAATAGTTGTGATAAAATCTCAAGTGCATCTTTGGTAAATTTTCCGGCATTATAGCTCTCATGTAGATCACAACAATCAATCAGATAATGCGGAACTCCCTGCCGGTCTGCCGGCATTAATTTTGCCGTTCCAATATCCAAATCACGATAAACTTGTCTGGAATCTGCGGAAATAACAGCAGTATTTAATTTTTTAGCAATAGACAAAGCTACCTGCGATTTTCCGCAGGCCGTAGCTCCACCAATTACTAACAACAGACGTTTCATTGAATAGGTACATATATATAGTCATGAGGAACGTTAAAACTACAGTTCAACCCGCCAGCAACATCAAACTCTACTTTTTGGTGATGTAAGGCTACGTTTTGCTCAGACTTACCGGCAGTTTTAAGCAGCATAGACGCTGGAAGTATCGGGATTACCTCGGAAAATTGTGCATAACTGATAGACGTAGTTCTCTTAGGTTGCTTATTGGTTAAACTCACAAGTTTTTGATTATTAGGGTCTAAAATCAAAATAAATTCATTTGATCCTTCTTTCCAAACAGCTTTATTTGAATTTTGTTCAAAGGTAGCATCTAATACAAAATCAGGAGTGTTTCCAACCAATAACTCTTGCGCCCAATCTAACTTTACCGGCAAGCCTCCCAATTTTTCAATATCTTGGTATGAGCCTACCATTACCTGCTTTTTTAAGCGGTTAAGTATCCAGATAGAATCTTGGCTGATTTTCATTCGCATACCTTCAAAGCCCATCACGGTCAGAGATGCCCACAGCAAGCTATCCCGATAACCTTGAATTTTGTACTGAAACTGCTGTTTCGTTTTTTCATCAGAATATTCGGCCTTACCTTTTATTAGAAAGGTTTTGTAAATGACATTGTTATGAACCAATTCATTTTTATTGAAAGGTTGTTTTTGGGAATAGGAAGATTTTTTTTGTATATTTTTTCCGGATTTACATCCGGAAAAAATATACAAAGTAGCTAATATAGTGCATCCAACAAAAAATACTCTGGATTTCATGTAGATACTAATAATTAAGCGCGGGCAGCAGGATTAGTAAGCATTTCGGGAGAAATTTCATTGGGAAGTAGAATGCGGGGTTGCTTAACTTCTGATTTTTCCAAAGCGAGATCGAATACTT comes from the Bacteroidia bacterium genome and includes:
- a CDS encoding YqaE/Pmp3 family membrane protein, with protein sequence MEKIMKCVLSILLIWFVANLNILAASTNNQAVINNSGPQKNTASPQKSSKVRKQERKEMVQKMREQLRVFRKTAGSGASKGVCVLISIFLPFIGVLVYENSITTNFWISLILWFLLFFPGFIYALLVIFDVI
- a CDS encoding OmpA family protein, producing MLNRIFLGYWIAALLVFFVKIDSSAQALEATEEKTLLKILLTDLKGKPLPNERLEVKGQKTTFKATAKTDAAGKWHLLVPEGDTYKVTYFTHHHSEQSVLVEVPIEDGAFESDLTLKYRPPQEFTLDNLYFDVNSAAIKPESYPELKELIAFLDIDTSVRIEIAGHTDDQGDDAANLKLSQARADAVKNYLIQKGINASRLVAKGYGETKPIADNATPEGRKKNRRTTVAVLN
- the miaA gene encoding tRNA (adenosine(37)-N6)-dimethylallyltransferase MiaA; this translates as MKRLLLVIGGATACGKSQVALSIAKKLNTAVISADSRQVYRDLDIGTAKLMPADRQGVPHYLIDCCDLHESYNAGKFTKDALEILSQLFLNHQVVVLCGGTGLFIQGVISGFAQIPEVSPTIREQLNTELTKFGLPRLVQELAQVDPKTAQNIDCHNPHRVLRALEVFRATGKPLSYFHNQQPTLRDFDVLYCVLSLEKNVLHARIEARTRDMLFRGLAQETQNILQKYPFSEIQALQTVGYQECISYLHGKITARELPEQIILRTKQYAKRQITWFNKVPDAHRISAEDPEFATQQIMDLLEKQLAILNSTPPR
- a CDS encoding DUF4292 domain-containing protein, which produces MKSRVFFVGCTILATLYIFSGCKSGKNIQKKSSYSQKQPFNKNELVHNNVIYKTFLIKGKAEYSDEKTKQQFQYKIQGYRDSLLWASLTVMGFEGMRMKISQDSIWILNRLKKQVMVGSYQDIEKLGGLPVKLDWAQELLVGNTPDFVLDATFEQNSNKAVWKEGSNEFILILDPNNQKLVSLTNKQPKRTTSISYAQFSEVIPILPASMLLKTAGKSEQNVALHHQKVEFDVAGGLNCSFNVPHDYIYVPIQ